The window TAATTTCTGTAACCTTTTTGGTTACCGGGTGTGTAGAACGGCCGAAAGACGGAAAAAGCCCGGAAATAACGGTATATCCAATCCCCGGAGACAATAACGCTGCCAACAGTTACATTGTCAGCAGTGGCGGCAAAGCTGCCGTAATCGATGCCGGAAAACCGGCAGAAATTATGTCCAAATTGGAAAAAGAAAAACTCTTGCCCATTCATGTAATCCTGACCCACGGGCATTTTGACCATATCATCGGCCTTACTGCTCTCAAAGAAAAATATCCTTCATTAGAAGTCTTTATCCATGCGGCTGACCAATACAAGCCGGCGGACCCGGTGAAAAACCTGTCCGCTTTATTTGGGTCCAGGGTAAAAACCGGAGTGCAAACCGTTCCATTGTCGGGGCGGTCTGCCCTTAAAATAGGTCGCGTCACTCTGGAAATCATAGAGACGCCGGGGCATTCGCCGGGCAGTATCTGCATTAAGGCCGGCAATCTCCTGTTCAGCGGCGATACCCTCTTCAAAGGCGCAGTAGTGGGCCGTACAGATTTCCCCGACAGCAGCCCCGAAGCTTTAACTGCTTCACTAAAAAAACTCCTAGCCCTCCCGGATAACACAGTGGTTTATCCGGGGCACGGTCCGAGCACCACTCTTGGTACCGAAAAAGAAAACATTATTTCTATTTTGGATAAATAAAACTAAACCGGTCAGCGTGTTCCATCTCATCAATCATGATTTCAAATAACAGGTCCCTTATGTGCATATCCCGGGTCGCCAACAGCATGGCCCGGTAAAACTCTGCCGCCTCCAATTCGTCCTGAAAAGCTTTTCTTAACCCAGCCTTATAAGTGGTCTCGGTCGGAACAGGCTCTTCTACCGCCGGATAGCGGCCCGTAAGACTGTAATATAACCGGCGCAGTTGGCACAAATGCTTTCTTTCATCATCACGGGCATGTTTTATTTGCTCTTTGTCAAATTCCTTCTCGGCCATATCCATTAGCTGCGTATAAAACAGCGCCGCCTGTGCTTCATCATTGGCAGCCTTCTCCACATCCCGCAAGAACTTACCAAAATTGTCAAACAGAGACCGATGGTCGGTGGGATAGTGATAAGGAAACATAACATTATCACCTCAACAGTTTAGTTTCCTTATAATCTATGCGCCCACCCCCCAAAAAGTTATTAGCTTATCACCACAGAGAATTCATTACTTATAAGTTTCTGCTTCTCAGGTATTCTTTGGTTTTAAAAAATTACCACAGAGGACTCAAAGAGCACTGAGAAAATACCGAAAAAAGTGAACGGTAAAATTTATTAGTAAATAAATTAATACACCATTGCCAGATAAACTTTTACAATAAATTCTCTGTGTCCTCAGTGGACTCTGTGTTCTCAGTGGTTAACTATACCTGTCCATAAATTTGCGGGCAAAAAGGGCCTTGCCGTTTAAATAGTCAAATTTGGCCCCCTGCTTGGTATCCAACCGTTCCATCGTCTCCTCGATCAACTGTTTGATCTTCCACCAACTCGTGTCCCAGTTGCAAAAATACATGTTCCCCTGCGGTCCTTTGCCTACCAGCCTTTGGATGACTATAGCCGGGTCCAGGTATTCCAAAAAAGTCACCACCCGCCGCACATATTCTTCCAGGGAAATAACCTTAAACTCCCCGCGACTGTACATATCGCCCAAAACCGTCCTTTTCACTATATACAAGGAATGCAATTTAACATAATCAACCCCCAGGGCCGATAATATCTTTGCGTTTTCGATAACATCGGTTTCATCATCCCAGGGCAGGTTCAGGATGATATGGCTAACCACCGCAAATCCTCTCTGCTTGATTCGCAACACGGCATCTATAAACTCCGCCAGTCCGTGCCCCCGGTTGATTTTCTGCAGCGTATGATAATTTACTGTCTGTAGGCCCAATTCTATATCAATGGCCAGATTCCGTTCCCTTTGCAGGGAGGCCACGAAATCAAGATAAGCGTCATTTATACAGTCAGGCCGGGTGGAGACAGAAATCCCGATTATATCTTCGTCCTCAACAGCTTCCCGCATATTGCTACAAAACCGGTCAAAAGGCAGGTAGGTATTGGTAAAGGCCTGAAAATAGGCAATAAATTTTTGCGCATGGAAACGCTTCATAAAGAATTTTTTATTTTCCCTGATCTGTTCCCTGACCGTGAGGGTGTTGGGCAGACACTCAAAACCGGACCCTTCCTCATCACAAAATATGCACCCACCGTGCCCCAGCACACCGTCCCTGTTCGGGCACGTTCCCGGTATGTTTACAGGCAGTTTATAAACCTTTCCGCCGAATTTTTCAGCCAAGTGGCTGGAATAATCGTTATACCTTTTTCCCTCTGCCAATCTCATCAAATCCCCATTTCCTTATCTGGTCTCAGTGATATTGTACACCGATAACAGGCCAATATAAACCCTATCTTTACAGGGAAAACAAAAACTACCTGCCATGCCTTTAAATTTGCAGGTAAATACTAATTGCGTAAATCTTTTATCGGGGGTGGTTTCCTTTTGCTGCAGTGTTTACAGGATTTGCCTTTCAAACCACACCAATACCAGATCGAAACGGCACACCGCATACTCCACCAGATGGACTGCCGGGCCTTAATCGCCGATGAAGTGGGACTGGGCAAAACAATCGAGGCAGGACTGGTGATTAAAGAACTGGTTCACCAGGACAAAAACAGGAACATCCTGGTGCTCACCCCGGCAACACTGCTACACCAATGGTGTGACGAGCTCTATAAAAAATTTGACCTGAATTTCTGGATTTGCCGTAAAGGACCATGGGGTTGGGATTATAACTTTGTGATCGGTTCTCTCGATAAAGCCAAGCGGGCCGAACACCGGGAGATGCTACTTTCCCGTTTTTACGACCTGGTCATTGTCGATGAAGCACATAAGCTGAAAAACAGGAAAACTGAAAACTGGAAACTGGTCAATGACTTAAAAACCAGGGGATTGATATTATTGACTGCAACCCCACTGCAAAATAACCTGGAAGAAATCTATAACCTGGTCAGTCTGGTCCGCCCTACCCTTTTCAGAGACTATAAAAGTTTCCTGGAATACTACCAACTGCATCCCAAGGCCCTGATGGCCGAATTGAAGGATAAGCTGTCCGATATAATGATTCGCAATCTCACCAGGGACCAGACAGAAAAGAAGGTCCAGAGAAGGGTACAACTTATACCTATCAGGTTGCGGCCGGAAGAAAAACAGATCTACGAGGCCCTGCAGGAGCTCAGGGGGTCCTTTCTGCGCCTCACCCTGACCAAAGAGTATTGCAGCAGCCCTTCGGCTTTGTACGCCACTTTGCAGAATATGGGCCGGGAAGAACTACTGCCTCTGCTCGAAGAATGCCCCCTGCCCATGAAATTATATCATCTGCAGGCTATTTTGCAGAAACATCCAGGTAAAATCCTAGTCTTTACCGAATACATGCAGACGCAGTTCTTTATCGGGCGCTGGCTCAACGAATTGGGTATCAACTTTATCCATTTTAACGGCAAGTTAAGGCGCAATCAAAAAGAGTACACCAAATGGCTGTTTCAAAACAAAGATTACCGGGTCATGATATGCACCGATTCAGGAAGCCAAGGCTTAAACTTCCAGTTCTGCAACGTGATAGTAAACTTTGACCTGCCCTGGAACCCCATGAAGGTGGAACAGAGGATTGGCCGGATTGACCGACTGGGCCAAACCGCCGACGAAGTATACGTATATAATTTTGTGCTGCAGGATACGGTAGAAGAGAAGATTTTTCACATTCTGGGCAGTAAAATCGCCCTGTTTAAGGAATGTATCGGCGAACTGGACAACATTCTGACCGGCGAGGAAGATACAGCAGAAAATGAGAAACTGCTGAAATCCATGCTCAGGCTTTAACAGTTGCCCAATGTTTCCGGCTGAGGTAAAATTAAAATAAGTAAAGGCTTTGGCCGTCCACCTGGGACAGGTGGATGTCAATATTGACGGAAAACCGGTGACCGGTTTCTGACAGTTTTTCCTACATTATTTTTGATATGGTATCAAGAATCACCAGGGATAATCCCGCCATGCAAAGGATTAAGCCAAAGTTAATTAAACTCTCTTTCCAACCATGGTTTTTAAACAACTTATTAAAAAACAAAGTTGTTCCGACCAGGTAAAGAACAGGAACAACAGCCATAAAAACTACGGAATGCGCCTCTTTGCCCGGCATAAATGCATAGGCCGTCATGATTAACAGAACGAAAAACCAAAACAAAAATCCGGTGACAAATGAAACGGCTAATTTGATGGGCAATAACGAATTCATCTCATTCACCTCTAATAACATTTTTCCACCAAAAGCCGTTTTTGTATGTGACCGGTGTCACGAAAAAAATTATTTTGTTTGGGGCGGTTATTTGGTAAGCAAATCAGTTCGTAATTGATAAGCAGCGGTAAAAAAACTGCGGTAAGCCAATGTACTTGCCACAAAGCAGGATATACTCACAGCCGCGCTGATCATAAACACCACCATGATTTGATAGCGTACGGCAATAACGGGATTTGTCCCGGCCAGTATTAAACCCGTCATCATGCCCGGTAACTGGACAATACCCATTGTTTTCAGGGAATCAATGGTTGGCATCATGCCCATTTTAATTGCTTTCTGCAGGCTACCGACAACAGCCTGCCTGGGCGTCGCTCCCAGAGATAAAGAAGTGATAATCTCCCAGCGTTTTTCTTCGATAGCCTGTCTCAAACGAGTCAACGTCAGGCCTGTAGCAGCCATGGAATTGCCGATCACCATGCCGGCCACGGGGATAGTCTCTGAGGGAACAAAAGCAATTGCCTGTACAGTTATAAGAATGGCAAGGGTAATGGAGGCTCCTGCCAGAATGGCGGAAGTGGTAATAAAAAGTACTCTGGGAATGCCCTTCCCTCTTTTGGCGGCATTTACTGAGGCTACAACGGTCATAACAAACAGCATCGCTAACGTGAACCGCCAGTCGTTGAGGTCAAATATGTATTTGAGAACAAACCCGATCACAAACAGTTGCACAACTGCCCGGACCGTACCGATAAAAATTTCTTTTTCTAATTTTAGGTGTTGCCAATATGAAATAAGCAGGGTAAAAAGAACCAATCCCGAAGATGCTAAAAGCGCCGCGTTGCTCACTTTATTCCCCCCTATTTTTTCCACTGGTTAAAAAAGCCCTGGCCTGACGATAAGCAGGGTCCGTCAGAATTGTTTCAGTGTCTCCAAAAGCCGCTGCCCTGCCGTTGATCAACACAAGGATTTTGTCACTGATACGCCGGGCCTGCTCCAGGTTATGGGTAATCCACACACAAGATAGACGTTTTTTCTTTTTTAAAAGCTGGACAGTCTTTTCCACCACGTCTGTTGAACCTGGATCCAGGGCCGAGGTGGGTTCGTCCAGGAGAAGGACCGCCGGTTCATTGGCAAGGGTTCTCGCCAAGGCAACCCGTTGTTTTTCCCCGCCTGAAAGTTCACTTACTTCCCGGTCCAGTGCAATACCGCCCAAACCGGCCAGGTCTATATATTTCCTCAGGTCAACTACCCTATCCCGGCCTGCCAGAAACGGCCCATAAAGGATATTTTCCCTAAGGGTACCCGGGAATAAGACCGGCTGCTGCAGAACCATGCCTATTTGCCGACGCAGTTCCAAAACAGGATAGCAATTTAACGGTTTGTCCAGATAATATATGCTGCCTTCCGTGGGGTCTGCCAGCCGGTTCAGCAAAAAAAGCAAGGTACTCTTCCCCGCTCCTGAAGGTCCGACGATGGCAACAGTTTCACCTTCCAGCACTGAAAAGCTAATGTCCTGCAGGATAGTTTTTTCACTCTTACGAAACCCAACCCTATTTAATCTCAAGACTTCCTTTTGCCCTTCCATCTAATCCTTCGCCGCTTTCTGTCAAAAATTGTTAAGCAAAGAGCTCTTTTCTTCCGGCATTAATTACCGATTCTGAGTTTATTATACCATGAAAAACGTCCTTGCTAGATAAAATTCTGTAGGGGCTCCGCTGAATCTGGTTCACCAGGAGACTTGCCGCAGGATATATCAAACCAAGGTTCCCTGCATATTCGAAAAATTTTCTATTTGTAAATAAAAATCCGGCATATGAAAACAATAATAACGACTGGTAGTAAAATAAGCGAGGTTCGGGAAATAATGAGTAAAAAACTGTCACTTACCGATTGGGTCTGGATTATTCTTATCGTTTTTTTAATAGCGGGCTGGTTTTATCCCCCTATCGGGATAGTAGCCGTTGTATGTATGGCCGCCCCCGTAGTATATGGTTACGTTAAAGGCGGCCGGATATGGTGCGGTTCTTTTTGTCCGCGGGGTAGTTTTTTGGGTAAGATAATAAGCCGCATGAGTACCCGTGGCAAAATCCCCAAACTACTTACCACAGATTACGTAAAAAACGGCATATTAATTTTTCTGTTGGGTAATTTTGCCTGGGGCATCTATAAAGCCCATGGCAACCCCGCCCTCATCGGCCTTGTTTTTGAACGGCTGATTTTGATTACAACCTTTTTTGCCATTGTACTGGGCATAAAATACCAACCCCGGACATGGTGCTCCGTTTGCCCCATGGGAACCCTGTCCACCTTTGCCGTGAGAGCCAGAAAAAAGCTGGACAAACACAATAAAGACAAAAGTTAAAGCTGCCGCCGGGCAGCTTTTTTTCGGCAAAACATTCCTAAAGGTGAGTATCTTTATTTATAGAATTATTTTAACTTATAGTAGTAATTCCCCGGAGACACAAATGTGCACAAAAGCCAAAATATGTTACGGGCAAAAAACGAAACAAATCTTGCCTTAGAGGCAGGAAAATGCATTGTTTTGGCAGAAGATAAGTAATTTACGGTCAAATCACACAATATATTTGAGAAATTATTAGCCTTGGCGTGATAATGGAGGTCTACGATATGAGCAATAAGGACTACCTTGAGTTTATTGACGAACTTACTGTACTAGCTAAAACCAATAATAAAATTAATACAGAAAATTACACAAAATACGATGTCAAAAAAGGTTTGCGCAACAGTAACGGAACAGGTGTATTGGTTGGGCTTACCGAAATCGGCGAGGTACACGGCTACATCGTTGACGAAGAAGAGGTAATCCCTGTTGAAGGGCGCCTTACTTACCGGGGGATTAATATCCAGGACATTGTTAACGGTTTTCAAAAAGAAGGGCGCCACGGTTTCGAGGAAGTTTGTTACCTGCTCCTTTTCGGCCAATTACCTAATGCCGAACACCTGGCTAAATTCCGGCAAATGATGGGTAATTACAGGATCTTACCGGAAGGCTTTATGCGGGACATGATTCTGAAAGCGCCCAGCAAAAACATCATGAATAAATTGGCCCGCAGTGTTTTGGCCTGCTATTCCTACGACCCCAATCCCGACGATATCAGGATTAAAAATGTCCTCAGGCAGAGTATTGAATTGATCGCCCGTTTCCCTGTTTTTGTGGCTTATGGCTATCAGGCCCTGGCCCATTACCATAAAGGGCAGAGTATGTTTATTCATAAACCCCGGCCCGAACTCAGTACAGCGGAAAACTTCCTATACATGATCAGACAGACGGGAGAATATACCAAAACAGAGGCTGACCTGCTTGATCTGTCACTGGTCCTGCATGCTGAACACGGTGGCGGGAATAACTCAGCTTTCACTACCCGGGTGGTGTCTTCCACCGGTACTGATACCTATTCAGCCATTGCCGCAGCTGTGGGTTCCCTGAAAGGGCCCAAGCATGGCGGAGCCAACCTGCAGGTTATGAAGATGATGGAAAATATTAAAGAGCATGTTACCGACTGGACCGATGAAGAAGAAATCGAATGGTACCTGGAAAAAATCCTGACCCGGGAAGCTTTTGATAAATCGGGGCTGATTTATGGCCTCGGGCATGCTGTTTATACCTTGTCAGACCCACGGGCGGTACTGCTGAAAAAGAAGGCTTTCGACTTGGCTCAGGAAAAAAACCGGCTGGACGAATTCAATCTCTATACTACTATAGAAAAACTGGCTCCCAAGGTCTTTGTGCGGGTAAAAAAGTCAAAAAAGCATCTCTGTGTAAATGTAGACTTTTATTCAGGCTTCGTTTACGATATGCTGGGTATTCCCAGTGAACTGTGTACACCGCTTTTTGCCATTTCCAGGATAGCCGGCTGGTGCGCCCATAGGCTGGAAGAACTCATCAGCGTAAAGACTATTATGCGACCGGCTTACAAAAGCGTAGTTACCAGAAAGGAATACGTGCCCCTGGCGGAGCGGCAGTAATAAATTAATTTCCAGCCGGGAAGGCAGGGAGTTCCCGCATGTTCGAAGATGGCGAAGGCCGCCGGGAAGTCCGGCGCTCAACGCAGGTTGAGTGCCCGGACGGGAGGCGGCCTGACTTATTAGAAATGCAATATGAGCCATCGAGTTCGGGAACGCTGCCTGCCTGGCCAGGGTTTGCAGCACAAAGCTCCGGGGTAGCCGGGTCACCCCACCCACCCCTCCTATATACTGGCCTAGTTGGTTTACCCTAGTTTCCTGAACTGGCTGGGCGTCCTGCCTTCTCTGCTTCTGAAAACCCTCGTAAAGTAGCTGGGCTCTTTAAACCCCAGTTTTTCTGAAATCTCATAAATACTGTATTTAGGGTTGCGAAGAAGTATCTTGGCTTTTTCTATCCTGACTTTGGTCAAATATTCTATTACCGAAATCCCTTCAACCTCTTTAAACAAGTGGCTCAGGTAATACTGGCTTATGTGAACAGATTTGGCTATGTCCTCCAAGGTAATTCGCCTGTGGTAATTTTTTAAAATAAATTCCTTAACCTGCTGTACCAATTCCTCTCCTCTGGGGTTTTTTGCTGGCCTACTTTCGATATAAGCCTGTAAAATCTGGCGGGCAAACTGAGATACGCCTTCAATCGTTTTCAGGCCCGCAATATAAGTTACAAAATCGTGGTTTATCTCCGAAATTTTCCCGTAGTCGGCTCCACTGTCAATTGCCGCCCTGGACAATACCAGCATGAGTTCCAAAACCCTGACCTTTATTACTTCAATATTATAAAGTTCCATTCTATATATATTCATAAGTATATCATCAAAAATATCCCAGACATGGTCAAGTTCTCCTACCCTAATCTTGCTTGCCAGTTCCCGTTCCTTTTGCAAAAGATGTTGATTGCGGTTTTTAGTTATAGTGACTAAAGGGCTCATCACTTATGTACTCCTTTCGAATTCCTCTTAGTTTCCTTATTTGCCCAGGACAATTTTCTCCACAGCAAAAATGTATCTACTTGTATATACATGTATTTAATTATAAATTACCACGCTGTCTACCTTTTGTCAAGAGCAGAAAATGACTAAGTCTAACTATCTTATTAGGAATTTCTACCAAACAAAAAAATGACAATATTCGAGAGAATATTGTCACCCCCAGTAATTGACATATAGCTTATAAAAACCTGTTTGCCAACCTCTGTCCCGACCCCTTACTCCTACAGGTTTTAAACCTTGGCTATTCGCCGGCGTATTAGAAACATATAGCACAGAACTGACCCAAAGCCGGCGGCAGCAATCACTACACCAAGAGGTATGGCTGTATGGCTCCCGCCAAGACCGACAAGTGGGGCGGCGAAAGCGCCTAAAATAAATGAGAGCACTCCAAGCAACCCCGATGCGCTGCCTGCCGCATGCCCCTGATTTTGCATGGCCAGCGAAAAACCTGCAGAGCCCACAATCCCAACACTCGAAACTACCATAAACAAAGGTGGTAAAATGGGGAATAATCCTGCCTTAGTCAATATTGCGACAAGAAGCGAAATACCTCCTAAAAACGATATTCCAATTCCCGTGGTAAACAGTTTGGTTTCACTGACTATCCCCGCCAGTCTGCCGGTAACCTGACCGGCAATAATAATTCCAAAGCTGTTAATTGCAAATAACAGGCTGAACATCTGCGGTGAAACACCGAAAATATTTTGCAGAACGAAAGGCGAACCGGAAATATAGGCAAACATGGCCGCAGAAACCATGCCTTGAGCTAATGCATATCCCATAAAAGTGCGGTCGCAAACCAATTGGCGCAATACTCCTAAGGTGTTGCCGATCCCTCCCCTGGCCCGGCTTGCAACAGGCAGTGTCTCAGGTATCCAGAAAAAAACTGCCATAAATAAGCTAATCCCCACAACAGTCAAAACAACAAACACTCCGTGCCAGGAGGTGAACCGCAAAAGCTGGCCCCCCGCAATGGGTGCAAGGACCGGTGCGGCACCGTTAACCAACATTAAACGGGAAACAAATTTGGTTAGCTTTGACCCCGAATAAAGATCCCTGGCAATGGCGCGGGCTATTACTATACCCGCAGCTCCCGCCAGGCCTTGCAGGAACCGCAGCACAATCAGCATCCAGGCAGAAGGGCTAAGAGCACACAGCAACGATGAAACCGAATAGATTATAAGCCCACCGAGTAATGGTACACGGCGCCCGCGTATATCACTGAAAGGCCCGGCCAGTAATTGTCCTAATGCTAATCCTAAGAGAAAAGAAGTCAAGCTTAATTGCGCGAGGGATGCAGTGGTATGCAAATCCCTGGCCAGCCCAGGCAAGGCCGGTAGATACATATCAATGGATAACGGCCCCAATGCGGTCAATGCGCCCAGCACTATGGCCATCCGTACCCGCTGTGGTTTTGTAGACAATCGAACTGAAGTCGTAACACTTAAACCTTGTGCAAGATTTGCCATTCTGAACACTCAAACCTTTCTTGGAATATATCTAATCATTTTGACAATAGTTCCTCGGTACTATCAATTAACAGCGCTTAGACCCAAATTTATTCATATTACAGTTTTTTTGACGGTCGCAAAAATCACAATGGGTTTTCCCTTTCATGTCCGGCAGATTTTGTCCCACCCCTGTTACCATCGCAATGGATTTACGGGGTATAATAATGTTTGAATCCGTCAGGTGAAGGCCGATTTTACCTGCTTGAAGAAAGTGAACAATAGTCTGCATATCATCAAGAGATGTCCAGTAGGAGTGACCGGGTCCCAAAGGGAAAGTTATTTCCCGTCCCGAGTGTCGGCATACCTCCTCAATTTTCCCCACTGCGGACATACTGCTTTTGGCAACAAAGGCGCTCCCGGCCGCATCAAGGACAAAAGCCTGAAATATTTTGCCCGTCTTCTTATAGTAATCTACACGATCTTCCAGGTCTTTTCCAATAGTCACGGCAAAG of the Thermincola ferriacetica genome contains:
- a CDS encoding Vitamin B12 dependent methionine synthase activation subunit; translation: MKEPTIWEIPLPEVTLDELFQAEGADYLKSPPRPGMVELRRQILEEAASLICPIAIWREVGISGTGGQELFLEGGQKLTSRLLVKVAGTADKLMFFAVTIGKDLEDRVDYYKKTGKIFQAFVLDAAGSAFVAKSSMSAVGKIEEVCRHSGREITFPLGPGHSYWTSLDDMQTIVHFLQAGKIGLHLTDSNIIIPRKSIAMVTGVGQNLPDMKGKTHCDFCDRQKNCNMNKFGSKRC
- a CDS encoding helix-turn-helix transcriptional regulator, which translates into the protein MSPLVTITKNRNQHLLQKERELASKIRVGELDHVWDIFDDILMNIYRMELYNIEVIKVRVLELMLVLSRAAIDSGADYGKISEINHDFVTYIAGLKTIEGVSQFARQILQAYIESRPAKNPRGEELVQQVKEFILKNYHRRITLEDIAKSVHISQYYLSHLFKEVEGISVIEYLTKVRIEKAKILLRNPKYSIYEISEKLGFKEPSYFTRVFRSREGRTPSQFRKLG
- a CDS encoding citrate/2-methylcitrate synthase codes for the protein MSNKDYLEFIDELTVLAKTNNKINTENYTKYDVKKGLRNSNGTGVLVGLTEIGEVHGYIVDEEEVIPVEGRLTYRGINIQDIVNGFQKEGRHGFEEVCYLLLFGQLPNAEHLAKFRQMMGNYRILPEGFMRDMILKAPSKNIMNKLARSVLACYSYDPNPDDIRIKNVLRQSIELIARFPVFVAYGYQALAHYHKGQSMFIHKPRPELSTAENFLYMIRQTGEYTKTEADLLDLSLVLHAEHGGGNNSAFTTRVVSSTGTDTYSAIAAAVGSLKGPKHGGANLQVMKMMENIKEHVTDWTDEEEIEWYLEKILTREAFDKSGLIYGLGHAVYTLSDPRAVLLKKKAFDLAQEKNRLDEFNLYTTIEKLAPKVFVRVKKSKKHLCVNVDFYSGFVYDMLGIPSELCTPLFAISRIAGWCAHRLEELISVKTIMRPAYKSVVTRKEYVPLAERQ
- a CDS encoding ABC transporter ATP-binding protein, with translation MEGQKEVLRLNRVGFRKSEKTILQDISFSVLEGETVAIVGPSGAGKSTLLFLLNRLADPTEGSIYYLDKPLNCYPVLELRRQIGMVLQQPVLFPGTLRENILYGPFLAGRDRVVDLRKYIDLAGLGGIALDREVSELSGGEKQRVALARTLANEPAVLLLDEPTSALDPGSTDVVEKTVQLLKKKKRLSCVWITHNLEQARRISDKILVLINGRAAAFGDTETILTDPAYRQARAFLTSGKNRGE
- a CDS encoding TIGR01212 family radical SAM protein (This family includes YhcC from E. coli K-12, an uncharacterized radical SAM protein.), yielding MRLAEGKRYNDYSSHLAEKFGGKVYKLPVNIPGTCPNRDGVLGHGGCIFCDEEGSGFECLPNTLTVREQIRENKKFFMKRFHAQKFIAYFQAFTNTYLPFDRFCSNMREAVEDEDIIGISVSTRPDCINDAYLDFVASLQRERNLAIDIELGLQTVNYHTLQKINRGHGLAEFIDAVLRIKQRGFAVVSHIILNLPWDDETDVIENAKILSALGVDYVKLHSLYIVKRTVLGDMYSRGEFKVISLEEYVRRVVTFLEYLDPAIVIQRLVGKGPQGNMYFCNWDTSWWKIKQLIEETMERLDTKQGAKFDYLNGKALFARKFMDRYS
- a CDS encoding DEAD/DEAH box helicase, producing the protein MLQCLQDLPFKPHQYQIETAHRILHQMDCRALIADEVGLGKTIEAGLVIKELVHQDKNRNILVLTPATLLHQWCDELYKKFDLNFWICRKGPWGWDYNFVIGSLDKAKRAEHREMLLSRFYDLVIVDEAHKLKNRKTENWKLVNDLKTRGLILLTATPLQNNLEEIYNLVSLVRPTLFRDYKSFLEYYQLHPKALMAELKDKLSDIMIRNLTRDQTEKKVQRRVQLIPIRLRPEEKQIYEALQELRGSFLRLTLTKEYCSSPSALYATLQNMGREELLPLLEECPLPMKLYHLQAILQKHPGKILVFTEYMQTQFFIGRWLNELGINFIHFNGKLRRNQKEYTKWLFQNKDYRVMICTDSGSQGLNFQFCNVIVNFDLPWNPMKVEQRIGRIDRLGQTADEVYVYNFVLQDTVEEKIFHILGSKIALFKECIGELDNILTGEEDTAENEKLLKSMLRL
- a CDS encoding 4Fe-4S binding protein, with product MSKKLSLTDWVWIILIVFLIAGWFYPPIGIVAVVCMAAPVVYGYVKGGRIWCGSFCPRGSFLGKIISRMSTRGKIPKLLTTDYVKNGILIFLLGNFAWGIYKAHGNPALIGLVFERLILITTFFAIVLGIKYQPRTWCSVCPMGTLSTFAVRARKKLDKHNKDKS
- a CDS encoding ferritin-like domain-containing protein, encoding MFPYHYPTDHRSLFDNFGKFLRDVEKAANDEAQAALFYTQLMDMAEKEFDKEQIKHARDDERKHLCQLRRLYYSLTGRYPAVEEPVPTETTYKAGLRKAFQDELEAAEFYRAMLLATRDMHIRDLLFEIMIDEMEHADRFSFIYPK
- a CDS encoding ABC transporter permease, producing the protein MSNAALLASSGLVLFTLLISYWQHLKLEKEIFIGTVRAVVQLFVIGFVLKYIFDLNDWRFTLAMLFVMTVVASVNAAKRGKGIPRVLFITTSAILAGASITLAILITVQAIAFVPSETIPVAGMVIGNSMAATGLTLTRLRQAIEEKRWEIITSLSLGATPRQAVVGSLQKAIKMGMMPTIDSLKTMGIVQLPGMMTGLILAGTNPVIAVRYQIMVVFMISAAVSISCFVASTLAYRSFFTAAYQLRTDLLTK
- a CDS encoding multidrug effflux MFS transporter, producing the protein MAIVLGALTALGPLSIDMYLPALPGLARDLHTTASLAQLSLTSFLLGLALGQLLAGPFSDIRGRRVPLLGGLIIYSVSSLLCALSPSAWMLIVLRFLQGLAGAAGIVIARAIARDLYSGSKLTKFVSRLMLVNGAAPVLAPIAGGQLLRFTSWHGVFVVLTVVGISLFMAVFFWIPETLPVASRARGGIGNTLGVLRQLVCDRTFMGYALAQGMVSAAMFAYISGSPFVLQNIFGVSPQMFSLLFAINSFGIIIAGQVTGRLAGIVSETKLFTTGIGISFLGGISLLVAILTKAGLFPILPPLFMVVSSVGIVGSAGFSLAMQNQGHAAGSASGLLGVLSFILGAFAAPLVGLGGSHTAIPLGVVIAAAGFGSVLCYMFLIRRRIAKV
- a CDS encoding MBL fold metallo-hydrolase — protein: MVLLGQKYTSFKSVNCLLAVVISVTFLVTGCVERPKDGKSPEITVYPIPGDNNAANSYIVSSGGKAAVIDAGKPAEIMSKLEKEKLLPIHVILTHGHFDHIIGLTALKEKYPSLEVFIHAADQYKPADPVKNLSALFGSRVKTGVQTVPLSGRSALKIGRVTLEIIETPGHSPGSICIKAGNLLFSGDTLFKGAVVGRTDFPDSSPEALTASLKKLLALPDNTVVYPGHGPSTTLGTEKENIISILDK